One stretch of Malus domestica chromosome 14, GDT2T_hap1 DNA includes these proteins:
- the LOC103434389 gene encoding lipid phosphate phosphatase delta-like, with protein MESIAVWQGATLCGIVSWVIVASYLDVTRKLRSLLQPWVAHHVTAGTPLILQIQNYQHRFLDAFFSALSCVVSVPFYTAFLPLLFWSGHGKLARQMTLLMAFCDYMGNCIKDVVSAPRPRCPPVRRITATKDEEDNALEYGLPSSHTLNTICLSGFLLHYILSYSQNEDAHVKIAGLALVCLLVGFIGLGRIYLGMHSPIDIISGLAIGLVILWFWLSVHKYVDSFVVSGQNVTSSWAALSLILLFAYPTPEFPTPSFEYHTAFNGVAFGIVSGVQQTYHQFHHEAVPRVFTSQLTAPGFMGRMLVGIPTILIVKFCSKALAKWILPVLANTLGIPIRSTTYVASLKGSSDGKKSDGLKQSGYVQKLFIFSSQESFDVDTGIRFLQYAGLAWSVVDLVPSLFSHLRL; from the exons ATGGAAAGCATAGCAGTGTGGCAAGGGGCAACACTGTGCGGGATTGTATCCTGGGTGATAGTAGCTTCATATCTCGATGTGACCCGAAAGCTTCGATCTTTGCTGCAACCATGGGTGGCCCACCATGTCACCGCCGGCACTCCTCTCATCCTCCAGATCCAG AATTATCAGCATAGATTCTTGGATGCTTTCTTCTCTGCCTTGTCATGTGTTGTTTCTGTGCCATTTTACActgcttttcttcctttgcttTTCTGG AGCGGGCATGGAAAATTGGCTAGACAAATGACTCTGCTGATGGCTTTCTGTGATTATATGGGGAACTGCATAAAG GATGTGGTATCAGCTCCTAGACCTCGTTGCCCACCCGTTAGAAGAATAACCGCTACGAAAGATGAGGAAGATAATGCTTTGGAATATGGATTGCCATCTTCTCACACTCTAAACACAATTTGCTTATCCGG ATTCCTTTTGCATTACATCCTATCGTATTCTCAGAATGAAGATGCCCATGTTAAAATTGCTGGATTGGCTCTTGTTTGCTTGCTTGTGGGTTTCATTGGTTTAG GAAGAATTTATCTCGGCATGCACAGTCCTATTGATATCATAAGTGGCCTTGCTATTGGATTGGTGATTCTTTGGTTCTGGCTCAGTGTTCACAAATATGTTGACAGTTTTGTAGTCTCGGGACAAAATG TTACATCCTCTTGGGCTGCCCTAAGCTTGATACTGCTTTTTGCTTATCCAACTCCTGAGTTCCCAACTCCAAGTTTTGAGTACCACACAGCCTTCAACGGCGTTGCATTCGGAATT GTATCTGGGGTCCAGCAGACGTACCATCAGTTCCACCATGAAGCCGTTCCACGTGTATTTACATCACAATTAACCGCCCCTGGCTTTATGGGAAGAATGCTTGTGGGAATACCAACCATACTTATCGTGAAGTTCTGTAGCAAAGCTCTTGCTAAATGGATTCTTCCAGTGCTGGCCAACACCCTCGGTATCCCAATAAGATCAACCACTTACGTCGCATCGCTAAAGGGATCGAGTGATGGCAAAAAATCAGATGGTTTGAAGCAATCGGGTTATGTCCAAAAGCTGTTCATTTTCTCCAGCCAAGAATCGTTTGACGTTGATACAGGCATAAGATTCCTTCAATATGCCGGCCTGGCATGGTCCGTCGTCGATCTTGttccttcccttttctctcatcTAAGATTGTAG
- the LOC103434560 gene encoding fatty acyl-CoA reductase 2, chloroplastic — MEAVFLNSFSPPSAVAPDKILSVCDHKRNWCLLRRKKSVVLCQGSSSGNVVKTGGFSSAAVMDAGSLVLTPNDQKSPKESNIAVKDLVPFGGSSSSSLVEMHDGIGIVKFLRGKGFFITGATGFLAKVLIEKILRTAPDVGKIFLLIKAKNKEAAMERLKTEIINAELFKCLRQTYGKSYQSFMLSKLVPVVGNVCESDLGIEDDVAGLIAKEVDVIVNSAANTTFHERYDVAIDINTKGPCHLMAFAKKCKKLKLFLQVSTAYVNGQRQGRIMEKPFYIGESIAGESHISETPPGFFSLDVKNEIKLALDSKGAYENNEVAQKMKELGLERARKYGWQDTYVFTKAMGEMMIDNMRGDIPVVIIRPSVIESTCKEPFPGWMEGNRMMDPIVLYYGKGQLTGFLVDPNGVLDVVPADMVANATLAAIANHGMAQKQDINIYQITSSVANPLDFQELSELLYEHYNSSPCKDAKGRPIQVPSMKLFSSMEDFSAHIWRDALQRSGLTALSSSNGKLSQKLEMICRKSVEQAKYLAGIYEPYTFYGGRFDNSNTQRLMERMSEEEKRKFGFDVGSIDWKDYITNVHIPGLKRHVLKGRGGL, encoded by the exons ATGGAAGCTGTGTTCCTCAACTCTTTCTCACCGCCGTCAGCAGTCGCACCGGATAAAATCTTGAGTGTGTGTGATCATAAGAGGAATTGGTGCTTGTTGAGGAGAAAAAAGAGTGTGGTGTTGTGCCAAGGGTCAAGTAGTGGCAATGTTGTAAAGACTGGCGGGTTTTCTTCCGCGGCAGTGATGGATGCCGGAAGCCTGGTTTTGACTCCGAATGATCAGAAGAGCCCGAAAGAGAGTAACATCGCAGTGAAGGATTTGGTGCCTTTTGGTGGCTCATCGTCCTCCTCTTTGGTGGAGATGCATGATGGCATTGGAATTGTAAAATTTCTTAGAGGAAAAGGGTTTTTCATAACTGGTGCAACCGGGTTTCTAGCAAAAG TTCTTATCGAGAAGATATTAAGGACAGCGCCGGATGTGGGGAAGATATTTCTATTGATCAAGGCGAAAAACAAGGAAGCTGCAATGGAAAGATTAAAAACTGAA ATCATAAATGCAGAGCTTTTCAAGTGTCTAAGACAAACTTACGGAAAATCTTATCAATCCTTCATGTTAAGCAAGCTAGTTCCTGTGGTAGGAAATGTGTGTGAATCAGATCTTGGCATAGAAGATGATGTAGCCGGTTTGATTGCGAAGGAAGTTGATGTAATTGTAAATTCTGCAGCCAACACTACATTTCATGAAAG ATATGATGTAGCTATAGATATAAACACAAAAGGACCTTGCCACCTTATGGCCTTCGCAAAGAAGTGCAAGAAACTTAAGCTCTTCCTGCAAGTTTCCACCG CTTATGTTAATGGACAAAGGCAAGGGAGAATTATGGAAAAGCCATTTTATATTGGCGAAAGCATAGCGGGCGAAAGTCACATATCTGAAACCCCACCAGGATTTTTTTCCCTAGATgtcaaaaatgaaataaaattggCTTTGGATTCCAAGGGAGCTTATGAAAATAATGAGGTTGCTCAAAAGATGAAAGAGTTGGGTTTAGAAAG GGCACGAAAGTACGGATGGCAAGATACGTACGTGTTCACCAAGGCAATGGGTGAAATGATGATTGATAACATGCGAGGTGACATACCCGTAGTCATAATCCGGCCTAGTGTCATCGAAAGCACTTGCAAAGAGCCATTTCCTGGTTGGATGGAAGGAAATAG GATGATGGATCCAATAGTTTTGTACTATGGAAAAGGGCAGCTCACAGGTTTTCTAGTCGATCCAAATGGAGTACTCGATGTG GTTCCAGCAGACATGGTTGCTAACGCAACGTTGGCGGCGATTGCAAATCATGGAATGGCTCAGAAACAAGACATAAACATCTACCAGATTACTTCGTCAGTTGCAAACCCTTTAGATTTCCAAGAACTGAGTGAACTACTCTATGAGCATTACAACTCCTCGCCGTGCAAGGACGCGAAAGGCAGGCCAATCCAAGTTCCATCGATGAAACTCTTCAGCTCGATGGAAGATTTCTCTGCTCACATTTGGAGAGATGCCCTCCAACGAAGCGGGTTGACAGCGTTGTCTTCCTCGAACGGGAAGCTGTCTCAGAAGCTAGAAATGATTTGCAGAAAATCAGTTGAGCAAGCAAAGTACTTGGCTGGCATTTATGAGCCATATACTTTCTATGGTGGAAG GTTTGACAACAGCAACACTCAGAGACTGATGGAGAGGATGTCAGAGGAAGAAAAGAGGAAGTTTGGATTTGATGTTGGAAGCATAGATTGGAAGGACTATATTACAAATGTCCATATCCCAGGTCTTAAGAGGCATGTCTTGAAGGGCAGAGGGGGTTTGTAG
- the LOC103434391 gene encoding serine/threonine-protein phosphatase PP2A-4 catalytic subunit, protein MGVNSVSSDTNSDLNEQIEQLMQCKPLSEQQVRMLCEKAKEILMGESNVQPVKSPVTICGDIHGQFHDLAELFRIGGKCPDTNYLFMGDYVDRGYYSVETVTLLVALKVRYPQRITILRGNHESRQITQVYGFYDECLRKYGNANVWKIFTDLFDYFPLTALVESEIFCLHGGLSPSIENLDNIRNFDRVQEVPHEGPMCDLLWSDPDDRCGWGISPRGAGYTFGQDISEQFNHTNNLKLIARAHQLVMDGFNWAHEQKVVTIFSAPNYCYRCGNMASVLEVDDCRGHTFIQFEPAPRRGEPDVTRRTPDYFL, encoded by the exons ATGGGCGTGAATTCGGTATCGTCGGACACGAACAGCGATCTCAACGAGCAGATCGAGCAACTCATGCAGTGCAAGCCACTCTCGGAGCAACAG GTGAGAATGTTATGCGAAAAAGCAAAGGAAATTCTAATGGGAGAAAGCAATGTTCAG CCTGTGAAAAGCCCAGTGACAATTTGTGGAGATATTCATGGGCAGTTTCACGACCTTGCAGAGCTTTTCCGAATTGGAGGGAAG TGTCCTGATACCAATTACTTGTTTATGGGAGATTATGTGGACCGCGGCTATTATTCTGTTGAAACTGTGACG CTCTTAGTGGCCCTGAAAGTGCGTTATCCTCAGCGAATCACTATTCTCAGAGGAAACCATGAAAGTCGCCAG ATTACTCAGGTTTATGGGTTTTATGATGAGTGTCTCCGAAA GTATGGCAATGCCAATGTTTGGAAGATCTTCACTGACCTTTTTGACTACTTTCCACTGACAGCATTG GTCGAGTCAGAAATATTTTGCCTGCATGGTGGATTGTCCCCTTCAATTGAAAACCTTGATAACATAAGGAATTTTGATCGTGTTCAAGAGGTTCCACATGAAGGGCCGATGTGTGATCTGTTATGGTCTGACCCAGATGACCGATGTGGTTGGGGTATTTCGCCTCGCGGTGCAGGATATACTTTTGGCCAG GATATATCTGAACAGTTTAATCATACAAACAATTTAAAGTTGATTGCAAGAGCTCATCAGTTGGTCATGGATGGATTCAACTGGGCACAT GAACAAAAGGTGGTTACTATATTTAGTGCACCTAATTATTGCTATCGCTGCGGGAACATGGCTTCTGTTTTAGAAGTCGATGACTGCAGGGGCCATACCTTCATTCAG TTTGAGCCAGCTCCGAGGAGAGGAGAGCCAGATGTTACCCGTAGAACACCCGATTACTTTCTTTGA